One genomic segment of Vagococcus intermedius includes these proteins:
- a CDS encoding response regulator: MTSVNVLIVEDDPMVLYINQTYLDKIDNFTFTGSADSATSALTFLEASSVDLVLIDVHLNKSSGFDLVRAIREKNLEVDIIMITAANQSNQVEQMFRYGVIDYILKPFNFERFKASLLKFSERKMLIDSTSQLSQHELDYLSQTKESLPSFSMTEEEELEKGLTYPTLNLVKKAILSLPSQFTVNDLSNILNLSHVSIRKYIRYLEDNNYITSHLEYGTIGRPITYYSLLK, from the coding sequence ATGACTAGCGTGAACGTATTAATCGTAGAAGACGATCCGATGGTACTTTATATCAACCAAACATATTTAGATAAAATTGATAACTTTACATTTACAGGCTCAGCAGATAGCGCAACATCAGCACTTACTTTCCTTGAGGCATCCTCGGTTGATTTAGTTTTAATCGATGTTCACTTAAATAAAAGTAGTGGTTTTGATTTAGTTCGAGCAATTCGGGAGAAAAATTTAGAAGTTGATATTATTATGATTACAGCTGCTAACCAGAGTAATCAGGTCGAACAAATGTTTCGTTATGGCGTAATTGATTACATTTTAAAACCCTTTAATTTTGAACGTTTTAAGGCAAGTTTGTTGAAATTTTCAGAGCGTAAAATGTTAATTGACTCCACATCACAGTTATCTCAACATGAATTGGATTACTTATCTCAAACTAAAGAGAGTCTCCCTTCCTTCTCTATGACTGAAGAAGAAGAATTGGAAAAAGGACTGACATATCCAACACTAAACCTTGTAAAAAAAGCAATTCTATCTTTACCGTCTCAATTTACTGTTAATGACTTAAGTAATATCTTAAATCTGTCACACGTCTCAATCAGAAAATATATTCGTTATTTAGAAGACAATAATTATATTACTTCACATCTTGAATATGGAACAATTGGTAGACCTATTACCTACTATTCACTATTAAAATAA
- the jag gene encoding RNA-binding cell elongation regulator Jag/EloR, which yields MPKYEGLTVDEAIQKGLSHLMLSENQVEITIISEEKKGFLGFGKKEASVNISPLEENNMTSEVTRDQEITQKPLLEKEKNEQGSGELVAVGAIDEQAIRQLETYLTTITKEMGVPAVVTFDRIGNSITYKLESDKPGMLIGKHGKLLNAIQYLAQVYIHRMAESKLTVIINVGDYRERRESALQRLAFDTAKTVKKTKRPVFLDPMPSFERKKIHAILAKDKAIKTHSEGDEPFRYLVVEYVKIL from the coding sequence ATGCCAAAGTATGAAGGATTAACAGTTGATGAAGCAATTCAGAAAGGGTTATCCCACCTAATGCTCTCTGAAAATCAAGTGGAAATAACCATTATTTCCGAAGAAAAAAAAGGTTTTTTAGGATTTGGTAAGAAAGAAGCAAGCGTAAACATAAGCCCACTTGAAGAAAATAATATGACATCTGAAGTTACTCGTGATCAAGAAATTACACAAAAGCCTTTATTGGAAAAAGAAAAAAACGAACAAGGTAGTGGTGAATTAGTAGCTGTAGGTGCTATAGATGAGCAAGCTATTCGACAATTAGAAACTTACTTGACAACTATTACTAAAGAAATGGGAGTACCAGCAGTAGTCACATTCGATAGGATAGGTAATTCTATTACTTATAAGTTAGAAAGTGATAAACCGGGTATGTTGATTGGAAAACATGGGAAATTGTTAAATGCGATCCAATATTTAGCTCAAGTCTATATTCATCGTATGGCAGAAAGTAAATTGACTGTTATAATTAACGTCGGTGATTATCGAGAACGACGGGAATCTGCGTTACAACGCTTAGCTTTTGACACAGCTAAAACAGTTAAAAAAACTAAAAGACCAGTATTTTTGGATCCTATGCCATCTTTTGAACGAAAAAAAATACATGCTATTTTAGCGAAAGATAAGGCTATAAAAACGCATTCTGAAGGTGATGAGCCTTTTAGATATTTAGTAGTAGAGTATGTTAAGATATTATAA
- the mnmE gene encoding tRNA uridine-5-carboxymethylaminomethyl(34) synthesis GTPase MnmE codes for MNITAEFDTIAAISTASGEGAISIVRMSGDDALVIAQKVFKSTKNLAEVASHTIHYGHITDPLKDRVIDEVMVSVMKSPKTFTREDVVEINCHGGIVVTNQVLQLLLRQGARLAEPGEFTKRAFLNGRVDLSQAEAVMDIIRAKTDKAMHMAVTQLDGDLSKLIKTLRQEILETLAQVEVNIDYPEYDDVEEMTSKLLLEKSVYVKSQITNLLQTAKQGKILREGLSTAIIGRPNVGKSSLLNYLLKEEKAIVTDVAGTTRDVIEEYVNVRGVPLKLVDTAGIRETEDIVEKIGVERSRKALAEADLILLVLNQNEPLTQSDRDLLQVTAGMKRIILLNKTDLDIQLDLAEVQELTDEETLAISVRNSEGMMQLEQRIADLFFDGGSVEKDATYVSNNRHIALLEQAELALGEVIEGVESSMPVDLVQIDMTRCWDLLGEVIGDSVQDELITQLFSQFCLGK; via the coding sequence ATGAATATTACAGCTGAATTTGACACAATCGCTGCCATTTCGACCGCATCAGGAGAAGGAGCAATCAGTATTGTTCGCATGAGTGGAGATGATGCTTTAGTTATTGCGCAAAAAGTATTTAAATCAACTAAAAATTTAGCAGAGGTAGCATCACATACCATCCATTATGGGCATATCACAGACCCATTAAAAGATAGAGTGATAGATGAGGTGATGGTTTCGGTCATGAAATCACCTAAAACCTTTACACGCGAAGACGTGGTAGAGATCAATTGTCATGGTGGTATTGTGGTAACGAATCAAGTCTTACAATTACTCTTGAGACAAGGTGCGCGTTTAGCTGAACCTGGTGAATTTACGAAGCGAGCATTTTTAAATGGACGTGTGGATTTATCACAGGCTGAAGCAGTAATGGATATCATCCGTGCAAAGACAGATAAAGCGATGCATATGGCAGTCACACAATTAGACGGTGATTTATCTAAATTAATAAAAACATTACGACAAGAAATTTTAGAAACGCTGGCACAAGTTGAAGTAAATATTGATTATCCAGAATATGATGACGTTGAGGAAATGACTTCTAAATTATTATTAGAAAAATCGGTGTATGTTAAATCACAAATCACTAATTTATTGCAAACAGCTAAGCAAGGTAAAATTTTGCGAGAAGGCTTGTCAACAGCTATCATTGGACGCCCTAATGTTGGGAAATCTAGTTTGCTTAACTATCTGCTGAAAGAAGAAAAAGCAATTGTAACAGATGTTGCGGGAACAACTCGTGATGTGATCGAGGAGTATGTGAATGTTAGGGGAGTCCCTCTAAAATTGGTGGACACAGCTGGTATTAGGGAAACAGAGGATATTGTTGAAAAAATTGGGGTAGAGCGTAGTCGTAAGGCTTTAGCTGAGGCTGATTTGATTTTATTAGTATTAAATCAAAATGAACCTCTAACCCAATCAGATCGTGACTTATTACAAGTAACAGCGGGAATGAAACGTATTATTCTACTGAATAAGACGGATTTAGACATACAATTAGATTTAGCAGAAGTTCAAGAGCTAACAGATGAGGAAACCTTGGCTATTTCAGTACGAAATAGTGAGGGAATGATGCAATTAGAACAACGTATTGCTGATTTGTTCTTTGATGGTGGCTCAGTTGAAAAAGATGCTACATATGTTTCTAATAATCGCCATATTGCTTTGTTAGAGCAAGCTGAGTTAGCTCTTGGAGAGGTTATTGAGGGTGTTGAATCTAGTATGCCTGTTGATTTAGTCCAAATTGATATGACACGTTGTTGGGATTTATTAGGAGAAGTTATTGGGGATAGTGTTCAAGATGAATTAATTACGCAATTGTTTAGTCAATTTTGTTTAGGTAAATAG
- a CDS encoding Spo0B domain-containing protein, with translation MKIKQFNLWMKLTLLVFLSILLSLSFVYFQMNKEMSRSIREKQESDLLKIGHSLANDPTVRAALKSETSTSKIKQLAKNNEQAFGLDFVVIMTLDKTRLTHPNSDKIYKKFQGGDEHKAISKGQETVSTASGTLGQSLRAFVPVFNTDGEELGVISIGLTTTRLAENLTKARWNFSITLLLSIMISLLAALFTAFTLKKQMYDLEPKEIAILLEERNAMFENIHDAIIVTNQFSEISLVNASGQKLLAKLAHTIHPYGEKISTLIPDLKTFKNNNTQVTTDELYHQNGVDYLISVAPIVVRKKNVGQIIIIRDMTELSSLHDQLLNTTAYATSLQAQSHDFLNKLHVIYGLTDLQAYDQLHHYLEKILEPEQEFSSRMVYLIKNPLIAGFLIGERSRFVERKLPFMVEIYPDIPATTDQNIIQTWINIVRFIHSTILELESAKDLQIRIGYSQKKLSLTYSLPLTGSKLEQLKIKLQSNYFSNLIVDSKSHITLEPQTQWLIIHINTPYPIYIEED, from the coding sequence ATGAAAATAAAACAATTTAATCTATGGATGAAACTTACCTTACTGGTTTTTTTATCAATTCTTCTTTCCCTGTCTTTTGTTTATTTCCAAATGAATAAAGAGATGTCTCGTAGTATTCGAGAAAAACAAGAAAGTGATTTGTTAAAAATAGGTCATTCACTTGCTAATGATCCTACTGTTAGAGCTGCTTTGAAATCCGAAACTAGCACCTCAAAAATCAAACAATTGGCAAAAAATAATGAACAAGCCTTTGGCTTAGACTTTGTTGTCATTATGACTCTAGATAAAACAAGATTGACCCACCCCAACTCTGACAAAATTTATAAGAAATTCCAAGGTGGTGACGAACATAAAGCAATTTCAAAAGGACAAGAAACTGTCTCAACAGCTTCAGGAACCCTCGGCCAGTCATTACGAGCCTTTGTCCCTGTCTTTAATACTGATGGAGAAGAACTTGGTGTGATTTCAATTGGACTCACTACAACGCGTCTAGCTGAAAACCTAACTAAAGCACGCTGGAATTTTTCTATCACCTTACTTTTAAGTATTATGATTAGTCTACTTGCTGCTCTATTCACGGCATTCACCTTAAAAAAACAAATGTATGATCTAGAGCCTAAAGAGATTGCCATTTTACTAGAAGAACGAAATGCTATGTTTGAAAATATTCATGATGCTATTATTGTGACTAATCAATTTTCTGAAATCAGTTTAGTTAACGCCTCTGGGCAAAAGCTTTTGGCAAAATTAGCCCATACGATACATCCCTATGGTGAAAAAATTTCAACCTTAATTCCCGATTTAAAAACATTTAAAAATAATAACACTCAGGTGACTACCGATGAACTCTACCATCAAAATGGTGTTGACTATTTAATTTCGGTAGCGCCTATCGTCGTCCGAAAAAAGAATGTTGGACAGATTATTATTATTCGTGATATGACGGAACTTAGCTCCTTACATGATCAGCTCCTAAATACAACTGCCTATGCTACATCACTACAAGCACAGTCACATGATTTTTTGAACAAGCTTCATGTAATATATGGTCTAACAGACTTACAAGCCTACGACCAACTACATCATTATTTAGAAAAAATTTTAGAACCCGAACAAGAATTTTCTAGTCGAATGGTCTATCTTATTAAAAATCCCCTAATTGCAGGTTTTTTGATAGGGGAACGTAGCCGCTTCGTTGAAAGAAAGTTGCCCTTTATGGTAGAAATTTATCCAGATATTCCGGCGACTACTGATCAAAACATTATCCAGACATGGATTAATATTGTACGTTTTATCCATTCAACTATTCTAGAATTAGAGTCTGCTAAAGATTTACAAATTCGCATTGGTTACTCTCAAAAAAAATTATCTTTAACTTATTCACTACCACTAACAGGTAGTAAACTGGAACAGTTAAAAATAAAACTTCAATCTAATTATTTTTCCAATTTAATTGTGGACTCCAAAAGTCATATTACTTTGGAACCACAAACACAATGGCTTATAATTCACATTAATACCCCTTATCCAATTTATATAGAGGAGGACTGA
- the rsmG gene encoding 16S rRNA (guanine(527)-N(7))-methyltransferase RsmG, with protein sequence MTPEQFKLALSEKGIELTDEQMTQFSMYFRLLVEWNEKMNLTAITEQEEVYLKHFYDSIMLAMANDFNQGKMTLCDVGSGAGFPSIPLKILYPNLEITIVDSLNKRITFLKTLSDTLGLTGVNLYHDRAEIFGKNKEFREQFDYVTARAVARLNVLSELCLPLVKKNGFFLAMKAAKSEEELKEASKAITLLGGKLVKEEDVTLPVTNDSRYIITIQKKKETPNKFPRKPGMPNKQPLK encoded by the coding sequence ATGACTCCAGAACAGTTTAAATTAGCACTTTCAGAAAAAGGAATAGAGCTAACGGATGAACAAATGACTCAATTTTCAATGTACTTCCGTTTGTTAGTTGAGTGGAATGAAAAAATGAATTTAACGGCGATTACTGAGCAAGAAGAGGTCTATTTAAAACATTTTTATGATTCAATAATGCTAGCGATGGCAAATGATTTCAATCAAGGTAAAATGACACTATGTGATGTAGGCTCAGGTGCGGGTTTTCCCAGTATTCCATTGAAAATTCTTTACCCTAATTTAGAAATAACTATCGTTGATTCATTAAATAAGCGTATCACTTTCTTAAAAACCTTAAGTGATACGTTAGGTTTAACGGGAGTGAATTTATATCATGATCGTGCTGAAATATTTGGTAAAAATAAGGAATTTAGAGAGCAATTTGATTATGTGACGGCTCGTGCTGTGGCACGTTTAAATGTTTTAAGCGAATTATGTTTACCTTTAGTAAAAAAGAATGGTTTTTTCTTAGCTATGAAAGCAGCCAAGAGTGAGGAAGAACTAAAAGAAGCGAGTAAAGCTATTACTTTATTAGGTGGAAAATTAGTTAAAGAAGAAGATGTTACCTTGCCTGTAACTAATGATTCACGTTATATTATTACCATTCAAAAGAAAAAAGAAACGCCTAATAAATTTCCAAGAAAACCAGGGATGCCAAATAAACAGCCATTAAAATAA
- the mnmG gene encoding tRNA uridine-5-carboxymethylaminomethyl(34) synthesis enzyme MnmG yields METYQAEEYDVIVVGAGHAGSEAALAAARMGCRTMLMTINLDMVAFMPCNPSLGGPAKGVVVREIDALGGEMGRNIDKTYIQMRMLNTGKGPAVRALRAQADKNKYAETMKRTIERQENLTLRQGMAEKIIVEDGVCRGIVASTGAMYRSKAVIITAGTALRGEIIIGELKYSSGPNNSQPSLKLSDNLKELGFEIDRFKTGTPPRIKSSSIDYSVTEEQPGDKEPNHFSFATPDEAYNENQLSCWLTYSNETTHDIIRENLHRAPMFTGIVEGVGARYCPSIEDKVVRFSDKPRHQIFLEPEAENTEEVYVQGLSTSLPEDVQQKMLHSVEGLENAELMRSGYAIEYDVVVPHQLRPTLETKLVENLYTAGQTNGTSGYEEAGGQGLVAGINAALKIQEKEPFVLQRSDGYIGVMIDDLVTKGTNEPYRLLTSRAEYRLILRHDNADLRLTEKGYCIGLVQKEQYEAYVVKKELIEAELKRLSKIRLKPIPELQRFLEEKGMPLLRDGVLAADFLRRPEISYRELSQFIPTSEVNLPNKVVEQVEIHLKYEGYIKKALDKVEKLKRMEAKKIPENIDYDAINGLATEAKQKLMKIEPETIAQASRISGVNPADISILMVYLEQGRVTKKK; encoded by the coding sequence ATGGAGACATATCAAGCAGAAGAATATGATGTAATCGTAGTAGGAGCAGGACATGCAGGCTCAGAAGCTGCTTTAGCAGCAGCGCGTATGGGATGTCGTACGATGTTAATGACCATTAACTTAGATATGGTAGCCTTTATGCCATGTAACCCATCATTAGGTGGGCCAGCAAAAGGAGTTGTGGTACGTGAGATAGATGCCTTAGGTGGTGAAATGGGTCGTAATATTGACAAGACTTATATCCAAATGAGAATGCTCAATACAGGTAAAGGGCCTGCAGTGCGTGCTTTAAGAGCACAGGCTGATAAAAATAAATATGCGGAGACTATGAAACGTACCATTGAACGTCAAGAGAATTTAACGTTACGTCAAGGTATGGCAGAAAAAATTATCGTTGAAGATGGTGTTTGTCGCGGGATTGTAGCTTCAACAGGTGCTATGTATCGTAGTAAAGCAGTTATTATTACTGCTGGGACAGCCTTACGTGGCGAGATCATTATTGGAGAATTAAAATATTCTTCTGGTCCGAATAACTCACAACCGTCTTTAAAGTTGAGCGATAATTTAAAAGAATTAGGGTTCGAGATTGATCGTTTCAAAACAGGAACGCCTCCTCGGATTAAATCAAGCTCAATTGATTATTCTGTTACAGAGGAGCAACCAGGTGATAAGGAGCCAAATCATTTTAGTTTTGCTACACCGGATGAAGCTTATAATGAGAATCAATTGTCGTGTTGGTTAACTTACTCAAATGAAACAACACATGATATTATCCGTGAAAATTTACATCGCGCCCCAATGTTTACAGGAATTGTTGAAGGTGTTGGAGCACGTTATTGTCCGTCAATTGAAGATAAAGTTGTTCGTTTTAGTGATAAACCACGTCATCAAATTTTCTTAGAACCAGAAGCAGAAAATACCGAAGAAGTGTATGTACAAGGGTTATCAACGTCTCTGCCTGAAGATGTTCAACAAAAAATGTTACATTCGGTCGAAGGGTTGGAAAATGCTGAATTAATGCGTAGTGGCTATGCAATTGAGTATGATGTGGTCGTTCCTCATCAATTACGTCCAACATTGGAAACCAAATTAGTTGAAAATCTATATACAGCAGGTCAAACAAATGGGACAAGTGGCTATGAAGAAGCTGGTGGTCAAGGTTTAGTTGCTGGGATTAATGCAGCTTTAAAAATTCAAGAAAAAGAACCTTTTGTTTTACAACGTAGCGATGGTTATATCGGTGTGATGATTGATGATTTGGTAACAAAAGGAACAAATGAACCTTATCGTTTGTTAACATCACGCGCTGAGTATCGTTTGATTTTAAGACATGATAATGCGGATTTACGTTTAACTGAAAAAGGCTATTGTATTGGATTAGTTCAAAAAGAGCAATATGAAGCTTATGTGGTAAAAAAAGAATTAATTGAGGCAGAGTTAAAAAGGCTAAGTAAAATTCGTTTGAAACCTATTCCAGAATTACAAAGATTTTTAGAAGAAAAAGGGATGCCCTTATTGCGAGATGGTGTATTAGCTGCAGACTTTTTAAGACGTCCAGAAATTAGTTATCGTGAGTTATCACAATTTATACCAACATCAGAAGTGAATTTACCTAATAAAGTAGTGGAACAAGTAGAAATTCACTTGAAATATGAGGGTTACATCAAAAAAGCACTAGATAAAGTTGAAAAGTTGAAGCGGATGGAAGCTAAAAAAATTCCTGAAAATATTGATTATGATGCAATCAATGGTTTAGCAACAGAAGCAAAACAAAAATTGATGAAAATCGAACCAGAAACAATTGCTCAAGCTAGTCGTATTAGTGGTGTCAATCCTGCAGATATCAGTATCTTAATGGTATATTTGGAACAGGGACGTGTGACAAAGAAAAAATGA
- a CDS encoding NAD(P)-dependent malic enzyme, with amino-acid sequence MTDVKELALALSREKGGKLEVVPKVPIDSMEDLAIAYTPGVGAVCMEIAEDKEKAYEYTTKRNMVAVITDGSAVLGLGNIGPEAAIPVMEGKAALFKRFADVDAIPLSLDTQDTEEIISHIAALAPSFGGINLEDISAPRCFEIERRLKEMLDIPVFHDDQHGTAIIVLSGLLNSLRLTGKKLDEIQVVVNGGGAAGLSITRLFLAAGVKNIKVVDRAGIISSTDNTLEPHHKEIAKVTNLACQTGMLEDAVKGADVFVGVSGPGALKAEWVETMNDKSTIFAMANPVPEIFPDEAKAAGAYIVGTGRSDFPNQINNVLAFPGIFRGALDARASDITVEMQIAAAYGIAEMVSDDELAPDYIMPEAFKPGVAETVANSVRKAVK; translated from the coding sequence ATGACAGACGTAAAAGAATTAGCTTTAGCATTGAGTAGAGAAAAGGGTGGTAAATTAGAAGTAGTACCTAAAGTACCAATTGATTCAATGGAAGATTTGGCAATTGCTTACACACCGGGTGTTGGAGCTGTTTGTATGGAAATTGCTGAAGATAAAGAAAAAGCTTATGAGTATACAACAAAACGTAATATGGTGGCAGTTATAACGGATGGTTCAGCCGTTTTAGGTTTAGGAAACATTGGGCCAGAAGCAGCTATTCCAGTAATGGAAGGAAAAGCTGCCCTATTTAAACGTTTTGCCGATGTTGATGCTATTCCACTATCTTTAGACACGCAAGACACTGAAGAAATCATTTCGCATATTGCTGCCTTAGCTCCATCATTTGGCGGAATCAATTTAGAAGATATTAGTGCACCACGTTGTTTTGAAATTGAACGTCGTTTAAAAGAAATGTTAGATATTCCAGTCTTTCATGATGACCAGCATGGGACAGCGATTATTGTCTTATCTGGTTTATTAAATAGCTTACGTTTAACAGGTAAGAAACTAGATGAAATTCAAGTAGTGGTAAATGGTGGAGGAGCTGCTGGGTTATCAATCACCCGTCTATTCTTAGCAGCTGGTGTTAAAAATATTAAAGTGGTGGATCGTGCGGGAATTATTTCATCTACCGATAATACTTTAGAACCGCATCACAAAGAAATTGCTAAAGTAACTAACTTAGCGTGCCAAACTGGGATGTTAGAAGATGCTGTTAAAGGAGCTGATGTCTTTGTAGGAGTATCCGGTCCGGGTGCTTTAAAAGCAGAATGGGTAGAAACGATGAATGATAAATCAACTATTTTTGCTATGGCCAATCCAGTACCAGAAATTTTTCCTGATGAAGCCAAGGCAGCAGGCGCATATATTGTAGGGACTGGTCGTAGTGATTTCCCTAATCAAATTAATAATGTGTTAGCCTTTCCTGGTATCTTTAGGGGAGCTCTTGATGCTCGTGCATCAGATATCACTGTGGAGATGCAAATTGCAGCAGCATATGGCATCGCTGAAATGGTTAGCGATGATGAATTAGCGCCTGATTACATTATGCCAGAAGCCTTTAAGCCTGGTGTAGCGGAAACAGTTGCAAATAGTGTTCGTAAAGCTGTTAAATAA
- a CDS encoding 2-hydroxycarboxylate transporter family protein — MKEANTRTESRMSKASRLNIGPVPLPVYTVLAAIIILTAYLEQLPVSMIGGFSVILSLGWLLGTIGGNIPGLKHFGGPAILSLLVPSIMVFFNLFNPNVLEATDMLMKQANFLYFYIACLVCGSILGMHRKILVQGLMRMIVPMLCGMILAMIVGTTIGTLLGLGFKHTMFYIVTPVLAGGIGEGILPLSLGYSAITGIPSEQLVGQLIPATIIGNFFAIMSAAFLSRVGERKKDKCGNGQLVKMNADDMSDAMVEDKSPIDVKLMGAGVLIASTLFITGGLLQHLTGFPGPVLMILVAALVKYLSLLPANMEKGSKQLYKFISSNFTFPLMVGLGMLYIPLKDVVGMLSWQYFVVVISVVLTVVVTGYFVGGKMNMYPIEAAIITACQSGMGGTGDVAILSTANRMNLMPFAQVATRLGGAITVLTMTALLKFLF; from the coding sequence ATGAAGGAAGCAAATACTCGAACTGAGTCACGTATGAGTAAGGCTAGTCGCTTGAATATTGGGCCGGTACCATTGCCAGTCTATACCGTTTTGGCAGCAATTATTATTTTAACTGCTTATTTGGAACAATTACCAGTTTCAATGATTGGTGGGTTTTCAGTTATTTTATCATTAGGTTGGTTATTAGGGACCATCGGTGGAAATATACCTGGATTAAAACATTTTGGAGGGCCGGCTATTTTGTCATTGTTAGTCCCTTCAATTATGGTATTTTTTAATCTTTTTAATCCAAATGTCTTAGAAGCGACAGACATGTTAATGAAACAAGCAAACTTTTTATATTTTTATATTGCTTGTTTAGTTTGTGGAAGTATTTTAGGAATGCATCGCAAGATTTTGGTACAAGGTTTAATGCGAATGATTGTACCAATGTTGTGTGGGATGATTTTAGCAATGATAGTTGGGACAACGATTGGGACCCTACTAGGATTAGGCTTTAAACATACGATGTTTTATATTGTTACCCCAGTTTTAGCTGGTGGAATTGGTGAGGGGATTTTACCTTTATCACTAGGGTATAGCGCCATTACAGGTATTCCAAGCGAACAACTTGTGGGGCAGTTGATTCCAGCTACTATTATTGGTAATTTCTTTGCAATCATGAGTGCAGCTTTTTTAAGTCGAGTGGGTGAAAGAAAGAAAGATAAATGTGGGAATGGTCAATTAGTCAAAATGAATGCAGATGATATGTCTGATGCTATGGTAGAAGATAAAAGTCCAATTGATGTTAAATTGATGGGAGCAGGAGTTTTAATTGCCTCAACTTTATTTATTACAGGTGGCTTACTTCAACATTTAACCGGTTTTCCAGGACCAGTTTTAATGATTTTAGTAGCAGCGCTAGTTAAATATTTGAGTCTCCTACCAGCCAATATGGAAAAAGGCTCCAAACAATTGTATAAATTCATCTCTTCTAATTTTACCTTCCCGTTGATGGTTGGATTAGGGATGCTTTATATTCCATTAAAAGATGTTGTTGGAATGCTATCTTGGCAATATTTTGTCGTTGTTATTTCAGTAGTTCTTACAGTAGTGGTGACGGGATACTTTGTAGGTGGTAAAATGAACATGTATCCAATAGAAGCCGCTATCATTACAGCGTGCCAAAGCGGGATGGGTGGTACAGGAGATGTTGCAATTTTATCAACAGCTAACCGTATGAACTTGATGCCATTTGCGCAAGTAGCGACTCGTTTGGGTGGTGCGATTACTGTTTTAACGATGACAGCTTTGTTAAAATTCTTATTCTAA